The genome window TGGAGTGCTTCATTCGCGGATTGCACCGGACTCGGTGCAGAACATAACCGTTCACGCAGCTCACTGGTTGTCCGCTCCAGCAAGTAGCTGTAATGAATCGCAGATGGATGAGCTGTAACCCATCTTCGGATCACTTCCACGACATTCCCTGCCGATTCGGTACGTTTCAGCTGATTGTCCAGATAAGGATCGAACAATAACTTGGTGAGCGATTCATTGGCCAGCACTTTATCAAAGAAAGCCCGATTCAGCTGGGTATCCCGATCCAACACAGCATACAATTCCTGCACCGCACGCATACGCTTCTGGGCTCGGGCATTATTGACACCGTATATGAAATAGTCCACTATCCAGGATTGCACCACAGGCGCGGCAACACGGAAGTATTCTCCAATGCGAGCAGCAACCGCTTCTTCGGGTACGTTCTCACGCTTCACGCTGTCCAGTTCCCGGCTGAGCAAGGTCAGGAACAGCTCGTTCAGACGGGAACGCTGCCGTGTTCCACCTTCCGGCTTCAGATAGGTCAACAAACCACTCAGAACATGACTTTTGTTATCCAAGTACAGATCTTCCCTGCCTTGTTCAAGACTATAGAACACCGCGAGTTCGCCATAGGCTTCGATGGAAAGCTCCCGTCCAGGTTCCATGCCAGACAACATCTCGTCTGCAAATGTATAGAACGCATCCGCAGCACCCGGTTGCTGCAATAAGGCCCAGGCGAATTCCGCATAAGGTAACTTCGCCACAGATGCATCCGCATGCGTCACTCTGCCGGATACCATATCAAAGGTGAAGTCCTTCTCCGTATTTCGGTCTTTCGGACGTAACGTCCCCCGCTCTACAAATTGGATATGGATGCCCTTCTTGGCCTGCGGCTCCTTGGCAAACGTCATGAATCCCAACTGCCGCCGGAATGCGTATGGTAACGCTGTGTACAGCAAACGCAGCAATCCTTTGGCCCCTGCGGTGACTTCTTCTGCGGGAAGGTCCAGTGCAATGTATACTTTTCTGCGTGTCGCTACAGACTGCATTACCGCGTAAAGCAGTCGCTTGAACAGCACTTCGTTCATCTTCAAGGCGTTCAGCATCTGGTTTGGCGATGAATCTGCACTCAGACTGGCACCAGGCTGAGCCCATCCTTCTTGTCCAGCAGCTGCATCTCTTGCCGCGCCCTGTCCACTTCCAAGTGATGTAGGCAATTCAGCAAGCGTAGGCAGTACTGTACCTTGTTCGATGTCATAGGACGTGGCGAACATGGCATCCAGCCAGCCGCCTTGCTTCATCTGCTCTTCCGAGCGCTCAGGAGACAAGACGTAGTTATGAGCAAAAAAGGCACTGCGCAGCCCCGTGAAATCCGCAGACTGGTACACATTTTGCCCAAGGATCGTCTCTCCACTTTCCAGATGAAGCAGGTGAATGGAAGCCGGAAACTTTGTCTCGTCCTTCTCGCTACGGCCTGTTAGCTCCGCCGGAGCGTCATAGACACAGTAGGGGTGAAGCACTTTTTTGATAAAAGAAGGGTCCAGTCCCGGCGATGCCGCAACCGTATCAAACCCCTCTGTTGTGCGAAACACCCCGCGCCGCTCTCGGGTATACAACTGTTGTTCAATGGGCGGGGTTACGGAAGAACGCATCATCCCACTCTCCCCTCAATGTACTTCAGCTTGTACAACAGCCACAGGAAGGGTTCATCCACGCGGATCGGGCTAACCACACCCTGCAATTTCATATCCACCGGATTGCTGCCCAGCGCAGATACGGCGAAATAGGCTGTATCCTTGAAGTACACATCCATCGTGCCCTTGAACGGACGATCCACCTTCTCGATAAAACGGCGGATCTCTCCGTCGATATTCTCGAACTCAGTTAAGTCGAAATAATCGCGGTGCACCATGTTGCGAAAGACGTTACTGTTCGATTTGATATAATCCCCCTCTTCATCCTTGAGGGAATGCAGCATGTCGCTTTTCGTGAGTACCACGGCTGTTGGAATATTCGTCTTGGCTTTGTCCTGATACGCGATAAAATCTCCAAACATCGTGAGCACCACGTCGCGCGGCTCATCGTATCGCGGTGTCCACTCACCCGGCTCGTTGCCGAGATTAATGCGGATTTTGTCCCGAATCGAACGAATCTGAAGCGGGTCCACCATAAACAGGATACCTGCCGAGTTTTTGATGTGCTGCCCGTGAAGTCCAAGATAATCCTGCTCCACCATACCTTCACCCGCAACGTCAAAGAACACCAGTGTTAGCGGCGCTTTATCTTCGTCCTTGAACACAAACTGGAAGATAAACGGCTCCTGCAGCTTTTCCTTCTGTGTGGAATCCAGCAGATCGCCCCGTTCGAACAACGGTTCTTCATAATCCGCACGGAACCGGCGGCTGATCTCCGCATTCAGAGGCATGCAAGCCGCGTCAAAATGATCCGCTGTATAATGCTGCAATGTATGAATTAATGAAGTCATGTAGACGGATTTGCCCACTTGGGATGCACCGATAATGGAAATGATATTGCTGGGTGCTTTACCTGCCGTAACAGGTAGCTCGTTATGACATTGCGGGCACAAACGGCGACGTGTAACGACCCCGTACCGATCGTTCAGACCCATCACGATATTATCGGAATAAATCCGATGTTCCTCCGGTACATCATGCGGTGCCAATACCGCCTCCATATCAAATACCGTATCGAGTCCGAATCGTTCGCGATACCGATTCAACTTTGCATCTTCCCCGAGTGCGTAGTCCTCATCATCATCGCGGTGATGGGCGGCGCGGAACACCACCTCTTCCGGTGAAAACTTGCTGAAACAATAAGGACAGACAATATCGTAAAACAGCGGGCGTTCCTCCGGCTGTTGTCTCTTCAAAAACCGACTAAAAAAGCTCATAGCCACTCCCCTCCCCTAATCAGTCAGACTAAGATGATTTACAATCGCACTACGATGACAGATTAATCTTCCAATCGCTAGTCCAACGATCTAGTCTGATATAAGCCGATAGGCGGCTCCATATTTCGGTCCGTCCGTGAAGAATAATCGCACATAATCATCCTTGGCGACTTCAACGGGCGGCATCTCATTTCTTCCGGGAGCAAAATCACTCACAAAAGGATACACCGTACCATCTTCCTTATTCAGCGGCACCCCGCCCTGCTTGCGAACATAACAGAGGGCTTCCTTCGGAACAGGCACCTCCGCTGTGACGGTGATCAATACACTTTTTCGTTTCTGAAAAAAACCGCTCTTGTAGCGAATGGAGAAGCGGATGTCCGCCTTCCCAGCGCTTGCAATCACCATATTGTCTTCATCTCGTTGACGGATCAGCACAGGCCCATCTTCCTGCATCTGACACACATACACCGTGTACTTGATGGCACCAAAACCCGTGATCCGATCCGTGTAACCGTTGCTCGCCTTATATTCCTCTCTTGTGTACAGCTTCAGCTTGCCCTGTGCAGACTCTTCCCCGGTACGATCATCGCTCATCATATCCAGCTCCAGCCGTTCCACATACACAGCTTCAACCCGTTCCGGCCAGAGCCAGCGAAGTGTACAACGCCCTTCGTCCACCGCAAGTGTCAGTTTTCGAATCAAGGGTGTCGAAGGGTCAGCATCCGTAAATCGCATTTCCATTGACCTCCCGACGTTAGAATCCTTTGCTGCGTGAATCTCTTGCTCTCTGACCGAATCCTTCAGCTGAAGAAGTTCCGCCCCCAGCTTCACGGCGTCCCCTGCTCTTCCGCGGCGTGTTCTCCTTGATCGGAACAATCCAGGAGAAGAGGGTCAATACGCCA of Paenibacillus sp. FSL R5-0517 contains these proteins:
- a CDS encoding beta-mannanase, coding for MRFTDADPSTPLIRKLTLAVDEGRCTLRWLWPERVEAVYVERLELDMMSDDRTGEESAQGKLKLYTREEYKASNGYTDRITGFGAIKYTVYVCQMQEDGPVLIRQRDEDNMVIASAGKADIRFSIRYKSGFFQKRKSVLITVTAEVPVPKEALCYVRKQGGVPLNKEDGTVYPFVSDFAPGRNEMPPVEVAKDDYVRLFFTDGPKYGAAYRLISD